From Dethiosulfovibrio peptidovorans, the proteins below share one genomic window:
- a CDS encoding bifunctional pyr operon transcriptional regulator/uracil phosphoribosyltransferase, translating into MGLREKTEVMTGKEMNRVLHRIARELVDRNRGLRDPVVLGIQRRGVYLAARLRKILQGKEGTEILGGELDITLYRDDLAVLSDEPVLHSTMVPTDISGKTVILVDDVIFTGRTVRAALEALMDLGRPSSIQLVVLVDRGHRELPVQPDYLGATVTTSKNEVVEVHVRELDGEDRVCICEKEAL; encoded by the coding sequence ATGGGACTTAGGGAAAAAACGGAGGTCATGACCGGGAAGGAGATGAACAGGGTGCTTCATCGAATCGCCCGGGAGCTTGTAGATCGGAATCGAGGGCTCCGAGATCCGGTGGTCCTGGGGATTCAAAGGCGAGGAGTCTACCTTGCGGCTCGGCTTCGGAAGATCCTTCAGGGGAAGGAGGGCACAGAGATCCTTGGAGGCGAGCTGGATATCACTCTTTATCGGGATGACCTTGCTGTCCTTTCCGATGAGCCGGTGCTCCACAGTACCATGGTCCCTACGGATATATCGGGAAAGACGGTGATCCTGGTGGACGATGTCATCTTCACGGGAAGGACGGTCCGGGCGGCTCTGGAAGCTCTAATGGATCTGGGGCGGCCTTCGTCCATCCAACTGGTGGTTCTGGTGGATCGGGGGCATCGGGAACTGCCTGTCCAGCCCGATTACCTGGGTGCGACGGTGACCACGTCTAAGAACGAGGTGGTGGAGGTCCACGTCCGGGAGCTGGACGGCGAGGATCGGGTGTGTATCTGTGAAAAGGAGGCTCTCTGA